Part of the Leptospira yasudae genome is shown below.
GACCGCATCGTCTACAATTGCGCGCAAAAGCAATTGGATGAATTTCATCTTACGGAAAAAAACGATCTTTTCTATTTAATGCGATCCATGACGGAACGCTCCTTTCCCTGGATTCCCGCTAAAAAACGGCAAATTTCGAATTCTTCATCTAAACAAGTCCCGAAAGAATTTATTTTCGTAATTGATCTTTCCCCTTCGTTTCAAAGAGAAAGAGAGGAACTGATCCAGTTTATAAAAAACGCGTCTTGGGATTCTATGACAGGAATTCGGATCGTTACGTTCGGAGAAGGGAAGGTTTCGATTCTCCCTAAAGCGACATCGTTGAACGAACTTCGCTCTCAAATTGCGGGTTTAAAGTCATACGGAAAAACCAGTTTGGAAGACGTATCCGAAGCGCTTTTGAGTGTGCGAAGAACTTTAATGCAGTCGGGAAATAAATTCCAAGGCATTCACGACATAATCATTCTAACGAATGCAAAAGGAAAAATTCCGAATCCGACATTGTCGTCCGCAATGCAAGACTTACAATCCGCTGGTTATGGAATCAAAGTATTCACCTCCCCGTATTTTTCGGTTATGCAAACTCAGTTTTACAAAGGAATTCTTTCGAAAGGAAGTTTCTTTGATATTACGTACTTCCGACGCGTCAGCACCGCGAAGGATTCCAAAACCCTCTTGTTCCGAGGAAGACAAATCTACTTCACTTACGCAGACGTGACTCCGAGCCAAACGGTCGCAGAATCTTCTTTGAATAAGGTTTCGTATTCGGGCAAATATGCGGAATCCGAATCGATCAACCCTTTGAATTTTACCGAAATCTATTCCG
Proteins encoded:
- a CDS encoding LIC10012 family protein — translated: MFRNLFFFLCFVTHPLFSTSIIFLPGKVDGNLPATLERIDDRSQEISKFGAFYANLLLRAKVDTTERIPDKEIFSKFRNARFGKEDFSRVCSEIRADFLVRDEIGFQNNVSLDRIVYNCAQKQLDEFHLTEKNDLFYLMRSMTERSFPWIPAKKRQISNSSSKQVPKEFIFVIDLSPSFQREREELIQFIKNASWDSMTGIRIVTFGEGKVSILPKATSLNELRSQIAGLKSYGKTSLEDVSEALLSVRRTLMQSGNKFQGIHDIIILTNAKGKIPNPTLSSAMQDLQSAGYGIKVFTSPYFSVMQTQFYKGILSKGSFFDITYFRRVSTAKDSKTLLFRGRQIYFTYADVTPSQTVAESSLNKVSYSGKYAESESINPLNFTEIYSDLTGDKILTAEPLQDNLSFLLSQAVFKDEFKSDGGAEVLVKSGEKAFWISLPVGLKAPQVDEQIAYLTTYVPSGGSVDGVSNVANLTETYKTSPSQILECTPIQVRNYFQNTNKSSFDCIVRGKVLQVKGL